The Sebastes fasciatus isolate fSebFas1 chromosome 22, fSebFas1.pri, whole genome shotgun sequence genome includes the window ACTTTCCTggaaatgtgttaaataaatcacaagctattgagaaatagtggaatataattattaaatgtttataataaagtaatttttgatacatttttgaggtaaatattggggtaatttcgcagaaatttcaaataggttacttgctaattatcacctaattaccatgacatttgcagacctgtaaagtGAAGTGTTAccctatatttaatttaggctgaTTTCATCACCTGGTGATGCTAATGAGGGAGTCTCCCATCAGCTGTCAAAGCCGTCTCTCTGCCAAAGGACACATTTACATGTCTCCACTGACTGTCACAGCCTGAATTACTATGTTAACTTATTCAACCTAAAGTAAGTTCATTACAATATTGACAAAAAGTTGTTAACACTTACCATTTTCCTTCGCTTTTCTTGTAACTTTAGCCATAACGTCACCACTGAATCAGCAAACTAGATAGCTAACCATCAACTATGCTCCTCGAGAAAGCTTCAAAACTGACTCTAAGTAACAGTTTACACCAGCAAAAGTTGTTAGGAAACTTAGCTGAGATAATATTTACTCTGtactgtatttttgtttatagttACACCgtcattgttgttgttcaaCCGCTCAAAACAAAGCTAGCAACACAAACAAGTCTGCTTCTTCTCATCCTCCCGCGTTCACTACTGCAACATAATCAATCTCCTATCTTCACCCGGGTGTGCCGAGTGGGCGGTGCTGATTAAAAAGACGGCTCGAATAAGAAACCCCCGCCCACGCGCAGCACTGTGTTATTAAAAACAAACGCACCCAATGATATAAACAGGATATGACGTAGCAGCACATCCGAAAGCCGTTGCTCCCcatctgttttttattatttctatgaTTTTATTGCTTAGATGTGttgtaataattaaaaaaatagcatagaaacaacatttttttaaaaattatattatataattattatattattatatattatatatatatatatatttattttttttaactttttcttttaaacaaacacaatcaAACATACAAACCACAATACAATGATGCAATAACGTTACAAGACTGGTCCATAAAAgagaaagaataataataaatacatttaaaaaaaagttaaagcataaataaaattgaacaACAACATTTTAAGGCGGAATGGTGTGGAGAATGTCAGAACATTTTAAGGAGTACATGGAAAAGAATTATGTGCCAATTAAAACTAAGATAATGGCCCaaagaaaatgttaaataaaacaagaacatttAAGAAACAAACCAACCATGATATTTATCTTTATGAGTTTACTGTATATCCCTACAGTGGGAATAAACTCATATTGATACCTGTCATGGTTGGTATCGATATGAGTTTATATCCCTACAGTGGGAATAAAATTGCTTAATATATTACATACAATACATGTCAGACGATAAGTAACAAGAAACTGTAGTAAgtgcaggggaaaaaaagtacCCTAAATACATGTCATACGATAAGTAACAAGTAGTAAGTGCAGGAacaaaaaattagggctgtcgatcgattgaAATATATAATCATGatcatcgcaaattaatcgtacattttttatctgttcaaaatgtaccttaaagggagatttgtcaagtatttaatactcttaccaacatgggagtggccaaatatgcttgctttatgcaatagtatatatatatatatatatatatatatatatatattattggaaattaattaacaacacaaaacaatgacaaatgttgtccctcacaggtactgcatttagcataaaaaatatgcccaaatcataacatggaaaactgcagcccaacaggcaacaacagctgtcagtgtgtcagtgtgctgacttgactatgacttgccccaaactgcatgtgattatcataaagtgggcatgtctgtaaaggggagactcgtgggtacccatagaacccatttttattcacatatctggaggtcagcggtcaagggacccctttgaaaatggccatgacagtttttcctctccaaaatttagcgtaactttgtagtgttatttagcctcctttgcaacaagcagtatgacatggttggtaccaatggattcctcaggttttctagcttcgtatgatcttcactttagctctaaaactgagcccgctgcaacctccaaaagatcgattccGTTAAAGAAAGTAGTGGCATTAAACGATTCTGCATTAACGcgatgacagccctaaaaactgTTTATGTCATATGTTCATATAAAAACATGACtatcacattttttaaactctcaaatatcaatattggTATTGGCCTCAAATACCCAGTATCAGTCGAGCAACAGAGGTAATAACTCTGTTTGTCAGATGAAGAAAGGATGTCTCTCACATACACCCACAGGCTAGATGAACTTTGCCCTGTGTTTTTCAGTATCTGAGTTATCACCAAGTTCGGGGCAAACTCCAGCTGCTGGGTCAAACACACTGACAGTAACTGACATTATCACAATTTGACACACCAAAACAACTTACGAAACAATAAGGCTGTGAGAAAAGACAACCAGAGACCGACGAGCATGGATACAACATCTTCATTTATCAAGTAAGTGGAGAATTAGTTTGGGACTGTTGGTATTGTATTGATTTGCTTCATGATCCCTTCGCTTGATCAACAacccaaacaacattgtgacaTTTTCAAGGTTTGGCTTGTTATAATGGGTAGGGTTCACaggagacattttgacatgtcacagtgggaaaagcacaagtgtaaataatcaaattaatgaTGGATGAATTCactttagctgcttcagttttagGGTCCTGGTGTGTTGGCTTCCCGATTGGGCCACTTGAATAAAGGGGTTTTGTTTGGGGGAGTTTTTTCTTACCCAAAGCGAGGGTCAAAGGACAGAGAGCCCCTTtaggcaaatttgtgatgtgTGACATTGGGCTATATAAGtaaaactgacttgacttgaatagaatacaagtcaaaatgtctgctgtgaaaatctCAGAGGATCCAGCACATTAAATAATCTAATAACCTTTCTGTCTGCTCTTTCCTCAGATCTGTGACCAAGCGCGTGTGGTCTCCACCACATCGTCCCTTCAGAGTATGTTGTCACAACAGGGAGACCAGGAAGGGCATCACAGCCGGGACCCTGGAGGAGCTCAAAGAGAGGGTGAGCGTGACTGTAGAAGATAAATAATGGAAAGAAATAAGATTAGCTGCTTGCATatgtaatataattaataatgtaacATTGTGTATTGTGTcatgtaatatttttttcaatttatttatgtatttttattttattttattgtcttttttgttttggaaaaaactatttaaaaataaatcaaatcaaataaataaataatgtaatataaataatatataaataataatataatataaataaaaatgaggaaaaatgtaaaacaaaaattcaTGATAAAGGGAAGtactaaaaaaattataaaatgtaatgaaataaaaaaaagaagaagaaaataatagtataaaaaaatatataaactcaTTTAAAAGGGAAACATTAAAGTAATTACTTACTTAATGGTTATCTCGTCTCAATTGTCAGAGCTTTGATGTTGTCAAATATGTGATCACACCTAGTCATGAGTCAAGGCATAAAGATAAGATGTCCAAAGTGTAATTTGCTAATTTGTTGTCATTTACAACAGGAAGAATACTATTTAGGACATCGTTTTTCTCTAGTGCACATTAATCCAGATCAACTTGAATCTGTGCTGTAGGTATGCCAGGCGTTGCTGCTGTCCCTGTCTGccgtgtctctgtctctggccTGTGAGGAGGACGGTACAGAGGTGGACTCCGACGAGTTCCTCATGACCCTGCCTGACAACACCATGCTCATGGCCCTGATGcctggacagacatggagaccTCAGCCCGTATGTTTGACCAAGCAGgctaaatgttatttattatatagCACTTTATGTTTTACCTTACACAGGCTTTTTGCTTTTGAATAATACACTCTATGCGACTGTTGTCTCTGATCCCCCCCAGGGTGCAGTCGTGTCCAAATCTCAAGGCCACAACAAGCCTCGGACGGGGAAAGACATAGCTCGTGTCACCTTTGACCTTTACAGGATGAGCCCGAAGGATGTCTTTGGCTCCCTGAATGTGAAGGCCACATTTCAAGGCCTGTACTCTGTGAGCGCTAACTTTGAGTGTCTGGGGCCCAAGAAAATCATCAGGTAAGCCGATTAACGTTCTGCAGAAAAAATATCCAAATGATTACATGATTAGattgttaatactgatgcatcaCATTTAAAGgactttatactgtatactgttagGTAGTTTGGTCCAATAGTTCCCTATCTAGGGGGGGACACAGGGCCTTCAGGGTCAAAAGATAAATCTTGGGGGTTGTGAGATTCTTAATTTGTCTCTAAtctgctctctgtgtgaaaCATTTCATTATTGTCCCTCTTCTGGCCTCAAACTATTATCTAAATTGAGAATTTTGTGGAAATAGGCATATGAGCTGTGACAAGGAGCCTCAAActgctttatttttaataaaggGTCCAAGacaaaaagtttgggaacttCTGGTTTAATCCAACAACGCTGTAGGagatatttatttgttgttagtattaagttgttttttttgctaacAATAAGTACTATTGTTTGATTGATTATTCtagatgtttactttatttagattACATTTTGGACACCTTTGCtagttatttgtttaatttaattaatttcttttttagtagcctatatttagttttttgcaTAATTTGTTTTCCTTTGTTTATGAATTGGGTAAAACTCTgggaccagcatgcacctgggtgGGTTTATGGTTTTTTACCAGAACAAGAGAGGCAGCGACATCCATGCTTTCTTTGTACCtcatttgtttgctttttttttttaaatacataaatcaaacacacacattttgcatGGACAATGGACTCTTTTGCCCGTGTAAACCACATACCCATGGTGCATCAGTGGCCCTTTGATTTTTACAACAAATGGCCACTACAAAAGCATTGTATTTGTAAAATCtttatctgaaaagtaactataactgtcaaataaatgtagtggagtaaaaaagcacagtatttccttctgaaatgtagagtagaagtataaagcagcataaaaaAGCAACACTCcattaaagtacaagtacctcaaaattgtaggCCAACTTGACTAAATGTATTTGCAATCTAATCTTAACGTTCTCCCTCAGAAGATGATAAATAATTTGCTTGGATAAGAATGCAATAAGCTTTTTCAAAGTTCAGATTTAGTGCACAGGACCTGCAGCAAACAATCAGCACAAAGATCATACTGATGACACTTTATCTCGTTTGTTTTTCAGAGAAGCCCTGCGTGTAGCCTCCACCCTCCTGCACGCCGTTGGACACCTGCTCATCACCTCCGCCTCCATGATCCGCCGCATTATCGAAGGCACTGAGCTTTGGCAGCCACAGAGGACGGAGTACTCAGCCAACTGGAACTGACGGAGCAAAGAGAGTAACATCTGATGTCATTGTTGACTTAATGGGGTTTGGTTGGCTGGTCTAAGATCTTTTGAATATATTCCCATAATTGAGCATCTCATTATATATCTGATCTGCTGTTTACCTCTTACAGAGGCATGACCATCTGTTAAGGTAGTATCTGTAAAACAGTGATAATTTTGAAGCTCAGTGTTGTAGCTGGATAACATGAGAATGAATGTCATATGTATTAATGTAGTTTTTCTATTCTTTTGTGTAATATATTACCACATAATATTCTAGAATTGCactttattttgttaatttgttGTGGATTATGTTTTGTTTCTATCTGCTCTGAGATTATAGGTGATAACAAACCACCGCGGTTGTTATTTTGATCTGAAACACCAGtcttttatgtaaaataaaatattacagcattgagaaaaaaaaagttgtcattCATTTTGTCAGTTTATGAATGTTTTAACTAATCACAAGAGTCTTGTTGGAACAATGAAAGTGTTTTACTTgaatgacaataaaaacaaagggACTCATCGATGTCAAGATGCATCTATATGAACATCTTTTGTTAACACGTGTGTACAGTCTTAACAAAGACTGTACACACGTGTTAACAAAAGTAATCACAATAACTGTATAAACAACAATACATTCAACGTGAATTAATTTGGAAACATTTTATCAAACATCTGTCTTAAAGTTCAAAACGTCCAACACAAACACGACAGTGCTTCCGATTCTCCTCAGAGGGATATTATGTACAGAGAGTGTGGTACCATTTCTACTCTGGAGGCGACGGCACACTTTCCTCCTCGCCATAGTCAAGCTTCATCTTTCAGGTTGCTTTTCCGTCGCCCTTACTGCCCGCCACTAGTGGCTGCATCTTTACCAGCGTGTTCAGCCACTGCCGGTACCTGACGTTGGCCAGCGCCCGGCTGTGCTGCTCCTGACTCATCCAGCCTGGCTTTCCTTTCTTCTTGATGTAGTAGCGCATGTCGCCGAACCACTGGACCAACTCGTAGCGGGCGACGTTGATCACCCTCGCCAGTCGGTTGTAGTCCTCCCCGTCTGGATACTGAGAGTGCGAGAAAGCCGCCCTCATCATATCCAGCTGAGTCTGCGTCTTTGTCGTCCAGCGGACCCGAGGGGggagtgtgtgcgcgtgtgcggtGAGTGAACTGTCTGCGACAAGATTCATGTCCACGAGCTCCTTCAGTTTGCCAACGTCAGTGGTTGACTCCGCGTGCGTCTGCATTTCTGTTTCCCCCTTAAAGCTGCTTTTCACAGGGGTCATACGAGTATGTGAGGTGGAAGCGTCCACTCTTTTCAGCAGTTCTGTCTGGTTATCAGTGAGAGGAGGCACGTCAAAGGCCTGAGTTTGAAGCAGGGGGATGAGCTGAGCATCCAGCAGCTCATCAGGCACCACGAAGCTCTCGTGGACAGGCCACTCTTGGACGGACAGTAATCCTTTGTCTGCTTTTGCCTTCATTTTCTTTCTGGTAAAAAGTGTCGTCTCCGACTGAGTGGATTTTTCACACCCCCTCTCAGCGTCATCACTTCTTGTTTCTACTTCTTCTGCTGTCTCCACAACACCCTCCTCCCCTTGCCTTATTCTCTTCTTTCCCATCTTGTCTGTCACTGTCATCCTTTTCCGCTTCTTCAGAGTATTCCCTGtgtcttcttctacttctttgTCCTTCTCTTTCTTCATTGGTTGCTCCTGCTTCATTTTTCTCG containing:
- the cideb gene encoding lipid transferase CIDEB; this encodes MDTTSSFIKSVTKRVWSPPHRPFRVCCHNRETRKGITAGTLEELKERVCQALLLSLSAVSLSLACEEDGTEVDSDEFLMTLPDNTMLMALMPGQTWRPQPGAVVSKSQGHNKPRTGKDIARVTFDLYRMSPKDVFGSLNVKATFQGLYSVSANFECLGPKKIIREALRVASTLLHAVGHLLITSASMIRRIIEGTELWQPQRTEYSANWN
- the homezb gene encoding homeobox and leucine zipper encoding b: MMRQKAGGGLPLLRQKTPNTPGETLSEMNIAPMAFSLNQSNAVCLPLVSDSQGLIWVHSNEINLQLDGAAELEKAFDRFPYLTEKQTAALAQRCFLHPDQVKVWFMVQRLRYGISWDFKDIPKVRTIFKARRGKEKLQNEKGEEVKEDRGEKSKREVEDAGGKEAGGVREKQKASEGENVRTNERLARKMKQEQPMKKEKDKEVEEDTGNTLKKRKRMTVTDKMGKKRIRQGEEGVVETAEEVETRSDDAERGCEKSTQSETTLFTRKKMKAKADKGLLSVQEWPVHESFVVPDELLDAQLIPLLQTQAFDVPPLTDNQTELLKRVDASTSHTRMTPVKSSFKGETEMQTHAESTTDVGKLKELVDMNLVADSSLTAHAHTLPPRVRWTTKTQTQLDMMRAAFSHSQYPDGEDYNRLARVINVARYELVQWFGDMRYYIKKKGKPGWMSQEQHSRALANVRYRQWLNTLVKMQPLVAGSKGDGKAT